The DNA sequence tgaaaattgaatgaattatCGAACCagtaaaacaagaaatttaaaaattcaattatgTCGAGTTAaaccaaatataataaataatatattcatatataaaatattttttttttgaactgatCAACTTCAACTTTTTCATGCCCAACGAGGGCAAGAGAACCTAAAGGCTATAATATAAACTAAGAGATTCATCAAAAGCAATGTAAATACGCAAtgcaattgttaattttttttctctatacTTGAATATCACAAGCATTACACCAGAGAGGAGATTTTTTCAAGGGTGTTGAGGAATTTACACATAGATCTAACCTATTTTGAAAGCTCATTTCGGTCATCTTTAACAACACAGGGAGAGGGAAACACACCCCCATTTCTATGCAGCGTTTATGCCTCGGCTTAATTCTATTCTCTAAGCTAAATGAGAAATACTGTGGAAACTCCTTCAGCTCCTTCAAATCTCTCCCCATCTCCACCACAAAGTAATTGTATTTCGGCTCCAGATTATTCTTAATACTGTAGCAAAACAGTGGAGGAAATCTTCGAAACATGGTAGTTGCATCGCGTCGAGAAAACCCGATATTCTCGAAGTAATCTATTCGGGGTATAAGCTTTTCTTGGACACTACATGATAGCAAATCAGTGTGCCTACTTACCTCTTCTATGCCAATACTTTGGAGGTAGTAAAGTGTAGGACGGAGTTGGTTATTGACACTGCAAACGAGCAACCTCGGGCGGCGATGTATGACCCTTTTAATATCCGAGCCTTTTACATGAGCCTCGCGGAGAAGGAAGGTAAAGACGGGTATGATGTCCGAGACGTGGGTGGTCAAAACATCCGGGCACATGCCAACTATGCGTCGAAACTCGGTCGTGGTGAAGTCCATGGACATAATGTATTCCACTGTAGATTTAATGTCATCGAGGGAGGCAGTGATCAACTTCGGATGATTTTCGATAACTGAGAAAGAGTCTAGACCTATAGACTCTAAATAAAGGACCATTTTCTGGAAACTAGTATCAGGGTTAGGAGGAAGGCTTTTCTTGGGAGGTATGGTTTTCTTTGGAAATCCAAAACCGGCATCAGCATTGGGAGCTAGGCTTTTCTTTGGACAACCAAATCCGGGATCGGGGTTGGGAGATAGGCTTTGCTTTGGACATCGCCACTTTACAACCTGCAGAAGGAAAAGAGCAAGAAAATTCAAGCTCATGTTAACAAACCCAAGGGGCTATGTTGTTATTTCTTAACACACCAACCTCAACCCAAGActcctttttttaattaaaaaaaaagatttgggtTGAGAACAATATACATTTCAGAAGATCAAGCAGTACCTACCCATACGTCTAATAGACCTGCCAAGCCAAGACCTCCTAGTAGCAGCACCCATGTTTGAGTGATAACCTGCGGAATTTCGAGTGAGAAAAGAAATATGTGCTTATCAAATGGCaagtgaaaaacacaaaatataaaaCATCAGTCTCACCTCGTTCTCAGATATAACCCAGAAGGAATTCGGATTTCTCGGTCATACCAATCATTTATAGTCTAAAAAGGAAAACAACAGCAAAATCAAGGTTATTTGCTCCGAGCAGGCTAGTAAAGTGTAAAACTCAGATAACAAAAGTTATTACCTGAGTATATCCTGTTAAAAACGGGCCAGACATCAACATGCCCGCAATTGATTTAGCAACATCCTCAATAGTCCAATGGAAATTTCCTGCTCAGACACAAGATTGATGCAGAAACCTCATTAGATCAGAAACATTCATGTGCCACAGTGTAGTACTAGCTTGTTTTACTAAGCCAGTAACTTTTACCTAAGTTGGATACAGTCTTCCAACCACCTAAATTATGCTTGGCATGCACACTTAAATTTCATTGAATCTTGTCTTTAATAGCTATATCCTACTTTTGGCAATTATGTTAATCGGCGATGTGTTGTTACATGTTAAATGTTAAGTTATAAcacattttaattattaatgcatACAATTCAACAATAGATAtacgaagaaaaaaagaaaaagagaaagaaaagaaaaagtgagaaaCAAACTCATGGATATTCTTGATTGTTTTAGTTAATATATCACCTCTAGAATACTACCAACAAATTATAATTCTACTGAtgtttttccttttctattgATATACGGAGATGATCAATAACGGGAGCATTCCCTGTTGTTGTCACTTAACATGTTCAGATTAACTTAGAAATAACAATGTAAACATACTTGTTACTGTCATCATACCTAGGGATGAAGAAACTCAACAATAAGGAAAATGTTGCGAACAATACTAGCAACATTTCAACAGAATACTATTAAACTGAAATGTAATACCAGAAGCAGCGGCACCACAAACTACACCCCAAACCAACGGAGGCCAAGTGACAGATTTTGTAAATTGAACTTGAATCTTCCATTTATTCTGCACAACATAAATAGAAAGGATAAGTACAAAAGCAGTTTCATAATGTTAACTACCAAGTACACCTAAATAAAGCAATAAATTTTCAGCGGCCAAAAACTTTCGAGTTAGAACTTTATAAACACATTCAAAACTTAAATTCGTTTTCAACATGTTCAACTACATTTTCAAGGATGTATGAATGGCAGCCTAATACACGAGGCTCCCATCAGACTGTGACCTCAAGATTACAAGACCACCGCACAGAGGCAATTACCTTATTGTTGCATCATAGTTCACCATCCACATGAGGATCCAGCCACAAAAGTAGAAAAAGTTTCAAATAGCTTTCAAGATTGTTAAAAATCATATATACCTTTGGGTAAAGAGTTTTTCACAGTCATCCAATAAAATTCATGCGTTTTAGATGACTTTTTAAGCAGTGTGTTTGGAAATAGTTACTTTTGATGGTGTGGCAATAGACAAATACAAAATTCGATAttatataaaactattttaagtTGTAGgtgcatgaaaattaaattcttgGTGAAATATATGTGGTATTGTGGTCAGATTTGGAAGATTTTGTCAACAACAGCATCAAGAATCAGAAATTTTGTCTAGAACAACTATACTTGCCTTTCATTCATTCTTGAACtccttgttctcaaatttcaGTAAGTGAATGAAATTGTGGTGCTAATcatcctttattatttaaatcaaattgaGATAATTGTGTGCATCCATAATGAAAATTTAACCCAAATTTCCAACCATCACAACTCTACAAAGAAGACACAAATCGGTTAACTCACTGAATCTTGAGCAGCTCCTTTAATACCAAGAAGCTGATTGATGCTTGAACCATCTTTCAATGGCGCCTTATCCGGTGCCTGAAACCATGAAGCTACAAGCACaaaaagaaaacattaaaaaaaaaaaaacaaaattgaacatcatttgattcataaaaaaCTAAGCCTAAGCAAATTACCACATTTTACATAAGAACACTAAAAAGAGTACTTTGAAATTTGAAAACCCAATGTTTTGCTTTTTCAACAACCAAGAAAACCAGAAAGTGTGTGGTGAGTCAACCTACTGGTGAATGAGAAA is a window from the Arachis hypogaea cultivar Tifrunner chromosome 17, arahy.Tifrunner.gnm2.J5K5, whole genome shotgun sequence genome containing:
- the LOC112766339 gene encoding LOW QUALITY PROTEIN: protein SEEDLING LETHAL 1, chloroplastic-like (The sequence of the model RefSeq protein was modified relative to this genomic sequence to represent the inferred CDS: inserted 1 base in 1 codon), coding for MASLSLNMVSVPPRTTTISCTRTRVPSLPFSFTTSWFQAPDKAPLKDGSSINQLLGIKGAAQDSNKWKIQVQFTKSVTWPPLVWGVVCGAAASGNFHWTIEDVAKSIAGMLMSGPFLTGYTQTINDWYDREIRIPSGXISENEVITQTWVLLLGGLGLAGLLDVWVVKWRCPKQSLSPNPDPGFGCPKKSLAPNADAGFGFPKKTIPPKKSLPPNPDTSFQKMVLYLESIGLDSFSVIENHPKLITASLDDIKSTVEYIMSMDFTTTEFRRIVGMCPDVLTTHVSDIIPVFTFLLREAHVKGSDIKRVIHRRPRLLVCSVNNQLRPTLYYLQSIGIEEVSRHTDLLSCSVQEKLIPRIDYFENIGFSRRDATTMFRRFPPLFCYSIKNNLEPKYNYFVVEMGRDLKELKEFPQYFSFSLENRIKPRHKRCIEMGVCFPLPVLLKMTEMSFQNRLDLCVNSSTPLKKSPLWCNACDIQV